A genome region from Triticum aestivum cultivar Chinese Spring chromosome 2B, IWGSC CS RefSeq v2.1, whole genome shotgun sequence includes the following:
- the LOC123041874 gene encoding uncharacterized protein produces the protein MYLKYNGVPLHKIVGGMAAAGHTGLQRGIGVVSGRMNRNLRLHVGMVRTIVKMEIDDKGDMFPGKVGLKHEEPLATNVLAFWDKMCRTSTRNLNRKWYKHLLPYLIVMSGEDFVNELGPDGHLTSVGWGAVSGMLVYKDGGMYGDWEIRWRHLFDLRFVVRLYLHFLKHGAACI, from the exons ATGTACCTGAAATATAACGGCGTGCCTTTGCATAAAATTGTAGGAGGGATGGCTGCTGCAGGACATACTGGATTACAAAGGGGCATCGGGGTCGTGTCAGGACGGATGAATAGGAACCTAAGGTTGCATGTTGGCATGGTGAGGACCATAGTTAAGATGGAAATTGATGACAAGGGAGACATGTTCCCAGGTAAGGTTGGCCTCAAGCATGAGGAGCCACTTGCCACGAATGTTCTTGCATTCTGGGACAAAATGTGCAGGACCAGCACCCGTAATCTCAACAG GAAATGGTACAAGCACCTGCTGCCCTACCTAATAGTCATGTCAGGGGAAGACTTTGTGAATGAACTTGGTCCTGATGGCCACCTGACATCAGTCGGGTGGGGAGCTGTGTCGGGAATGCTTGTCTATAAAGATGGAGGAATGTATGGTGACTGGGAAATCAGGTGGCGGCACCTATTCGACTTGCGATTTGTGGTGAGACTGTACTTACATTTCCTGAAGCATGGTGCTGCTTGTATATAG